The Geomonas agri genome contains the following window.
GAACGCGGCAGCGGACCTGGTGCATCTCGGGAGAGTGCCGCGCATCTACCTGATGGACGATCCATCGCGGGACCAGTACAGCGCCCGTGCGGGGCGCTCCTTGACCAGGAGGGAGTGGTACCTCGACTACCTTGCCTGGCGGGGAGTGCCGGCGGAACGCGTCAGCTTCATCCCCAGAGCGCCTGGGTTCTTCGGTACGCGTGCCGAGGCGGGAGCATTGGCTGCCCATTTGCCCGTTGGGGTGCACCACGTGGTGATCGTGAGTTCCGCTCCGCACATGAGGCGGGCGCTGCTTGCCTTCCGGCGCGCCCTTCCCGCGCAGGTGGAGGTGGTCCCCTACGCGGCAACGGGACTCGCCGCGAGCGGTGAACTCTACCATCCCCTCTGGATCGAGTACCTCAAGCTTCTGGTTTATGGCGTGGTATCGTGACGGGAAAAGGCGGCACCGGGTCCCGCTTGAGCGGAAACCGCGGGGAGGAGCAGTGCCAGAGTGCGCGGCGGAGATGATGAACGGGCATGAATCTCCTAAAGTGTGATCCAAATCACTTTTTGGCGTCCCGCGATCTGTTAGAAAGGAGGCAAAATCAGAGGTACACGATAATACTAAACCATCCGCGAGGGTGGGACGGAAAGCCTACAGGGTCTCTCTGAGACAGCCGGGTCGCCGAAATGCCTGCACTACAGGTCGGTGCCCCGGTTTTTTTGCGTCTGCAATCCGGGTTTCCGCCTCTCGTGGAGGTCGCATTTGAAAATCAAGCATGTCCTGGTTGGTGCGTCGTTGCTGCTATCCTTTCCCTGCGCTGCCTTCCCTTCCACTGTGAGCCTCCAGTGGGACCCCTCCACCGACCCTGATCTTGCCGGCTACCGGGTCTATTATCAGGCCAACTCCTCAGCCCAGCCGTTTGCCGGCAGCGGAGCCGCCGAGGGCGCGGCTCCCGTCAATGTCTCCACCGGCACCACCGCTTCCATCAGCGGGCTAGACCCCGGCAGCTCCTACTATTTTGCGGTTACTGCCTACAACTCAAGCGGCGCCGAGAGCGTCTATTCCAACGTCGTCCAGGTTAAGGAGATGGTCCCCCCGGTCGTGGGGATCACCACCCCTTCCGCAAGCGCTACCCTGAGCGGCACGGTTTCCGTCGGGGTCAATGCCACCGACAACGTCGGGGTCTCCACGGTCGAGCTGTACGTGAACGGCGGGCTGGTGGGAAGCAGCAATGCCACCCCCTGTTCGTTTAACTGGCAGACCGCCTCCCTGGCCCCCGGCCAGTACACATTGACTGCCAAGGCGTACGATGCCGCGGGCAACGTCGGTTCTACCGAGGAGGTGGTCTACGTCACCGGGGATGCCGTGGCTCCCGGCGTCACCATAACGTCCCCGGCCAACAGCAATAATGTGAGCGGCACGGTTACCGTTAGCGCCAGCGCCACCGACAACGTCGGCGTGACCGGCTTTGCCCTGTACGACAATGCGACCCTCATCTTCGCCGCAAACCAGAGCCCCATCAGCTACAACTGGAACACGGTTGCCGCCGGCAACGGGAGCCACACCCTCGTCGCCATAGCATCCGACGCCGCAGGCAACGCGGGGTCTGCCAGCGTGACAGTGAACGTCGCCAACGACATCACCGCCCCGGTCGTCACTATCGTTTCGCCTTCATCACCCTATCTCAAAAACGCAAGCCTGAAGATCGCGGCTTCCGCTCAGGACAACGTGGCCGTTGTCCGGATGGAAGCCTACCTGGATGGTGCCCTCATCCTGGGAACCAACTCCGGATCCATCAGCGCTACGGCGAAGGTGGGCGTCGGGACTCACTCGGTGACCGTCATCGCATACGATGCCGCGGGAAACAAGGGGACCAGTGCGGTAAGCGTGTCCCGGTAGCCGGGGCCCGCACCAAAGGGGGAAGTTGCCGTACCTGCGCCGTTAAAAGAAAACAGTTGATTTTGTCTTATAAATCAAATACTATCCCCACCCGATGGTGGGAACAGCCATCACGAACAGGTACACGATAATACTAAACCACCCGCGAGGGTGGGACGGAAAGCCTATAGGGTCTCCCTGAGACAGCCGGGTCGCCGAAATGCCAAGAACTGGTGCTGCGGTCCCGGCTTTTCTATTTCCATCCCCCACAAAAGCCCAAGGCCCACGCCGATCCTTGGGGGTCAACGATGGAAGTGTTTGGAAGGACTGGATTGTTCTCCACGTCGGTACTGTTTTTGTTGTTGCTGTTGTCTACTCCTTGCACCTGCCTCGCCACCAGCGTCACGCTCGCCTGGGATCCCAGCCCGGACGCCGATCTCGCGGGATACCGCATCTACTACCAAGCCAACAGCAGTGCTGTACCGTTCCAAGGAACGGGAGCCCTCCAGGGAAGCGCTCCCGTCGACGGCGGCAACGTCACCGTGGCGAGTATCAGCGGCCTCGATCCTGCCAACTCCTACTACTTTGCGGTGACTGCCTATAACTCGAGCGGACAGGAGAGCGTTTACTCCAACGTTGTCCAGATCCCTGAAACACTGCCCCCCCTGGTCAGCATTACCTCGCCCGCTGACAACACCTCCGTAGCCAGCACCCTCGCCATCAGCGCGGCCGCAACCGACAACGTCGGTGTCGCCAAGGTTCAGTTCCTGGTCAACGACACACCGGTCTACGAGACCAGCGCCGCTCCCTATACCTATATTTGGAACGCGGCTTCTCTCCCTCCGGGGAGCTACGCCATCGCCGCCAGGGCCGTGGACCTCTCCGGCAATGCGGCGCTCTCAGCGCCTGTGCACGTTTCCGTGGCGGGCGACGTCACCTCGCCCACCGTTTCCCTGGCGGTGCCGCCCTCGGATGCCAAGGTAGCCGGAACCATCAACGTTTCGGCAAGCGCCAGCGACAACGTCGGCGTCACCAGGCTCGAACTCTCCATCGACGGCACCCTGCTGTTGAGCAGTAACCTGAGCCCGGTGAGCTATATCTGGAACACCGTCAACGTAGCCAACGGCAGCCACCTCGTCAGCGCGAGGGGCTACGATGCCGCCGGAAACAGCAGCGTCGCCTCGGCCACCGTCGTCGTCGACAATGGCACCAGCCAGACCGCCTCCACATCCCCTTCGACCACAACCTCAACCGGTGCGGTGCCGCTCACGCTGGCAGACGCGCAACTGGCACTGCAGATCGCCTCCGGTCAGCAGGCACCAACCGCCGAGCAGTTGCAGCGCCTGGACCTGGCGCCTTACCTAAATGGCCAGTCGGTGCCTAACGGCAAGGTTGACACCGGCGATGTAGTCGTCATCCTCGCCAAGTTGACCGGCAATCTGTAACGAGCCGACACCTCGCGGTCCCGGTGCCAGGCCGCAAGGGTCGTGCTGTAGGAGGAGCCATGTGGAGATTGAAAGGAGTGTTGTTGGGCTGGATCATGCTGCTGACTGCCGCCTGCGGAGGCGGAGGAGGGGGGACGCCGGCCGGCTCTCCCGATGTCACTGCCCCGAGCGTCGCCCTCACCGCTCCGGCAAACGGCACCACCATAGCCGGGGTGACTGCCGTCACGGCAGACGCCAGCGACGATGTCGGGGTGACCAAGGTCGAGTTCTACCTGAACGGCGTCCTGCAGGGAAGCGATAGCTCGGCACCCTACAGCTACAGCTGGGATCCGTCGACCCTGGCCAGGGGGAGCTACACCTGGACGGCGAAGGCGTACGATGCTGCCGGCAACCAGCGCCAATCCGCCGCCGTCACGGTGACCGTCCCGGTCTACGCCACCATGACCACGGTGGTGAACGGCACCGGTGCAGTCGGTACCGTATCTCTTGCGGGGATACCCGTCGCCGCCCCGTACGGAGTGAACTTCGTAGTCACCATGCCCGCCGGTGCCACCCTGTCCGCGGTCAGCACCTCCGGTCCCTATGCCGGCAGCGGCCTGGCCACCGTCTCCGGTGCCAACAGCCTCATCCTCGCCAGCAGCCCGGTGGCGTCAGGTGAGATCATGACCGTCACCTTTGCCAACGTACCGTCCGGAGCCCGATCCGCCGATTTCGGCATCACGGTGTCAGCCGTCTATGACGGAAACGGCAATTTGATCCAATAGGAAACGGATAATGCCCCCCTTGCAGAGTTCATTCAGAGCATGTCGGGGGAGCGTGAGTCTAGACTACCAGCAGTACACCTGGCGTGGAATCCCCCCTTTGCAAAAGGGGGGGATAGGGGGGGATTTGGTTTTGCTGCGAGGAGTTTTTTAGTGTCTTTTGCTGGTGCTCCGCGTATCGAAGAAGTTCTTGTTGAGTAGGATCGCCTTGCTGTCCAGGATGCTGATCACGTCCGACCTTTCCAGGCTGCGCAGCACGCGGCTCATGGTTTCGCGGGTCACCGAGGCATAGCTGGCCATCTGCTGGTGGGTCATCTTCACGTCGATGATGACACCGCGGTCGTCCCGGACCCCGTACAGTTCTCCCAGTCGATCCAGCAGGGACAGCACGCGGTCCTGGGCATTCTCGGCGTTGAAGCTCAGGATCTTGATCATCTCCCATGATTCGCGCAGCCGGCTGCACAAGAGCTCGATGATCTTCTTGCGGATGGCGTCGTTGCTCATCAGGTGCTGCTGGAAATCGTCCTTGTGCAACAGTCCGATCACGGAGTCCTCGTGGGCGATGATGGTGGCCGGGGAGGTCTTGTTGTCCAAAAGCGACATCTCGCCGAAGAAATCGTTCTTCTTGTGGATGGTGATGATCTGCTCTTTTCCCTCGTCGTTCATCTTCACTACCCGCACCTTGCCTGAATAGATCAGGTACATGTAGTTGGAGGTGTCCTCCTCGTAAAGCACTATCTGTTCTTTCTCGTAGTTCTTCTTTCTGAACAACTTCTCGACCTGGTCCACCTCGTCAGGTGTCAGGGACGAGAAGAAGGGAATGCTGCTGATGATGTTCGATTCGTGCTTATGTCTTTGCGACGTAGGGCAAGTCATCACAATGCCTCCGGCTCTATTTTACCTCAGCCATTCGATGGTTTAACACAAACAATTAGCACTTGTCAATTTATGCCTTAGGCTGTATAGGTATAGCAGGCACTGGCCTGTTTCTATGCCTGTGCAGCCGGAGGTTTGCAGTCACCGTCAGGTGCTTTGTGTGCACCAGATACATCGGCGCGGGCTTTGACTTGAATTTTTTATCCGGACTACTGCCGGTATGCGTGTTGGACGTTCTTATGGTTCTTGTGCCTAAGAGGTAACGATGGCGCTTATGGTGTTGTCCGTCTTCCTGCTACTGGTTTCCGTGCTGCGCATCGTACTGCTGGAGAGACGCAGCGGCACGTACAGCTGTCTTGCCCCGCCGTTTCTTGCCATCGCCGTCTTGCAGCTCTTCGATTTCTTTGCCCTGAGCGGCCTCTGGCCCGAAATAGACTGGAAACGAAGCGCCTTGTTCGTCGAGGCGCTTTTGCCCGCACTCTGGCTCCTCTTGAGCGTCACCTATGCACGGGAACTCCCGGAAACAGGGCTGCCGCTCAGAAGCCGCCTGCTGGTCCTGGGGAGTCTTTTCCTGGTACTGGTCCCCCTCCTGCTGCCGGCCGCCTCTTTCTACTATGCGCCTGACTTCCCTGCCGAGCCGGTGCTTTTCCTGGCAGACGCCGGTTACCGTTTCTATGTCGCTGTCCTTGTCCTCTTGGTGGCGGCTCTTATCAACTTCGAGTCTACTCTGGTAAATGCTTCAGCCGACGCCCTGTGGCGCGTGAAACTCGATATCGTCGCGCTGGGCTCCATGCTCGCCGTGCTCGCCTTTTACTACTCGAGCGCCCTCTTGTACCGCTCCCTCAACATGGAGCTTGTTCCGCTGCGTTCCCTGCTTTTTATCATTGCCTCGCTTATGATGCTCTATACCCGGTCGCACTGGCGTGGCGGTGCGCGGGTAAAGGTTTCCCAGGCGGTACTGCTGAAGTCGGCGGTAGTGGCGGTGGTCTCCGCCTATCTGATTGTGCTGGGGGTGTTGGGGGAGGGGATGCGGTACTTCGGGGCGCTGTTTCCCCGCGCGCTTACCCTGTCTCTGGGATTCATCGCGGGGATACTGTTGCTGCTGCTGATTCTCTCGGACCGGGCCAAGCGGGAATTAAAGGTCTTCCTGCACAAGCACTTCTACCAGAGCAAGTACGACTACCGGGCACAGTGGCTGGGGCTTACGGAAAGGCTTTCCACGTTTGAAGACGGGGACGACCTGGTAAAGAGGGTGCTCCTCGCTTACTGCGAGATCTTCGGGGTGCGGGGCGCGGCACTGTACCAGCACCAGCAGGGATGCGGCTGGTACTGCGTTGCGTCGACCCTTGAGCTTGAGCCGCTGCACGAGACCATCGAGGATGACAGCCCGATCCTTTCGTCGCTGCGGGAGCGGCGGTGGGTCTTTTGCAGCAGTGACGAGAACCGGGGGCTCACCGCCAAGGATTGGCAGTTTCTCGAACGCTATGGTGTTTCCTTCGTGGTGCCCCTGTTCGAGGCTGAAACCCTGTCCGGGTTCATCGTGCTGGGGGAGCAGGTGGTGCCCGACGAGCAGTACCGATATGAAGATTTCGACTTGATGAAGACTATCGCGCGGCAGGTGTCGGTAGCCATGCAGCACCAGCGCCTGTCCGAGCAGCTGACCCAGGCCAAGGCGATGCAGGCCGTGGGGGGGCTCGCCACCTTCGTCGTGCACGACCTGAAAAACCTCGCGGCCACCATCTCGCTTGTGCTGGAAAACGCGCGGGAGCACATCGAAAACCCGGAGTTTCAGCAGGACATGCTGAACAGCCTGGATAATACCACCAGGAAGATGCACCACCTGATCGGACGCCTACGCAACCTCGGGGAGAGCGAGCTTTTGCAGAAACGCCCCGTGGACCTGCTTGCGCTCACCGAAAATTGCGCCGGGATGGTGGGAAGGACGATTTCGGTGCAGGGGAGCCAGCAGGTCGTCCTGGGGGACAAGGAGGAGTTGCAGAAGGTCCTTTTGAACCTGCTCCTGAATGCGGTTGAGGCGTCGGGGCCCGAGGGCCCCGTTGCCGCCGAGGTGGGCTGCAACGGCACCCCCTTTGTCAGGGTGACCGACCAGGGGTGCGGCATGTCGCCCCGCTTCATAAGAAACGATCTCTTCGTGCCGTTTCACAGCTCGAAGAAAACCGGTCTGGGGATCGGACTGTACCAGTCGCGTCAGATCGTCGCGGCTCATGGCGGCAGGATAGAGGTGTCCAGCGTGGAGGGAGAGGGTACGGTTTTCACCGTCCACCTGCCGCACGCCGCGGAGGAGGCTGCCAGCGTTGGCACCGGTGCCGCTTAGGAGGATCAGGTGAGAAAGCTTTTGATTGTCGACGACAACGAGGATATCAGGCAGCAGCTGAAATGGGGGTTGAACCAGGAGTACCAGGTTCTTCTGGCTGGCGACGCCAGGGAGGCGCTGTCCCTTTTCAGAAACGAGCGTCCCGCCGTGGTGGTGCTCGACCTGGGGCTGCCTCCCTATCCAGATAGCTCCGTCGAGGGGTTCCGCTGCCTTGACGAGATGCTGGGGGTGAACCCGGTGACCAAGGTGATCATGCTTACCGGCAACAACGAACGGGAAAACGCGCTGAAGGCGATGCGAATGGGCGCTTTCGATTTCTACGCCAAACCCCCGGTGCTGGCCGAGTTGAAGGTGATGATCGGGCGTGCCTTCCACATAGCCAACATAGAGGAGCAAAACAGCACCCTTGCTGCGGGTGGCGAGGTGGATGATCAGTGGGGCATGGTTGGCAAATGCGCCGAGATGCAGGCGGTCTACACCACGATCAGGAAGGTCGCCACCTCCAATGCGCCGATCCTGATCGTAGGGGAGAGCGGGACCGGCAAGGAACTTGTGGCGGCGGCCATCCACGAGGCCAGCCAGCGCCGCAAGGGGCCGCTGGTGGCCATCAACTGCGGCGCCATACCGGAGAACCTTCTGGAGAGCGAACTCTTCGGGCACGAGAAGGGGGCCTTCACCGGCGCCCATACCGCGGTGCGCGGCAAGCTGCAGTATGCCCACAAGGGGACCCTTTTCCTCGACGAGATCGGCGAGCTCCCCGTGAACCTGCAGGTGAAGCTGCTGCGCTTTCTGCAGGAAGGGACCATCCAGCGGGTCGGGGGGAGGGAGGAGATTCCCATCGATGCGCGCACCACCTGCGCCACCAACATAGACATCCAGAAGGCGATCGAGGAGGGGCGCTTCCGCGAGGACCTCTACTATCGCATCGGCGTCGTCACCATCAAGCTCCCCCCTTTGAGGGAGCGCGGCGAAGATGTGCTCCTTCTGGCCGAGACCTTCCTGCGGCTTTACTGCAAGGAGAACAAGAAGAAGGTGCGCCTGTCGCCGGCGGCGGTCGCCTTCCTGAAAAGACACGACTGGCCAGGCAACGTGCGTGAATTGAGGAACCGGATCCAGCGGGCCGTTATCATGTGCGACGGCTCCAGCATCGGCCCCCTCGACCTTGGGTGCGATGTAGAGCCTCCGCCGGTGCCGGTCGCCAGCAATGACGTCTTGTCCCTCAGGGAAGCACGCGAGCGGATGGAACGGGAGATGATTCTGAACGCCATCGAGCGGCAGTCCGGCAACATCCTGAAGGCCGCAGAGGAGCTGGGCGTCAGCCGCCCCACGCTGTACGACCTGATGAAAAAGCTCTCCATCCACCAGTAGTCCCGGCGCGGCACGCTGGGGTCACCCGGCCCCCTCCTCCCGCAGCCTGGCAAAGGCCACCTTGCCGTTTTCGAGCTTGGGCAGCACCCGCACCAGCCTGAGCTCTCCCGGCATCTTGAACTTGGGAAGCCACTTCTGGCATCTCCCCAGTACCTCCTTCCCGGTGGTGCCCCCGTTTATGGGAACCCCTACCGCCACCAGCCGGTGCCCCGCGAGAGGGTCCTCGACACCGAAAACCGCCGCTTCGACCAATAGACCGGTCGCCATCAGGGCGTCCTCGACCTCCTGGGGGGCGATTCGGTGCCCCCCGACTTTAAGCTGTCGGTCACCCCGCCCTACGAGGTAGAAGTACCCGTCGCGGTCCCGGTACCCCATGTCTCCCGTCCGGTAGCCGTGTTCACCCAGAACCCTCCTGGTCCCTTCCGGGTCCCTCCAGTACCCAGTCATGATGTTATCGCCTGCCGCCACCAGTTCCCCTGTCTCTCCTTCGGAAAGCTCCCTTCCCGAAGCGTCCACTACCTTCATGGTGACTCCCGGGATGGGAATTCCTATGGAATCGATCTTTTCCCTGAGGCGTTCAGGCTCGACGTAGGAAAGCCGGGCGGAAGCCTCCGTGGCCCCGTACATGACGTAGAGCTTTGTGTGCGGCGGCAGGGCACGCAACAGCTCTTCCTTTACCTGGCGCGCCATGTGCCCCCCCGCCTGGGAGCAGTAGCGCAGGGCAGGGAGCCTGTCCCGGTATGCCTTGAGGGGAGAGCGGTGCAAAAGGTAGGCGTAGGTCGAGGGGACCCCGGAGAAGCCGGTTACTTCTTCCTCCTCCATCTGTGTGAGGACCGTCGCGGGATAGGCGAAGGTGTTGTTGATGACGAGGCTCGCGCCAACGGCAATGTGGGTGTTCAAAAGAGATTTCCCCATGACGTAGAAGAAAGGGAGCACCACCATCTGCCGGTCCGCTTCCGTCAGCCCGAGAAAGGCGACTATGGAGCAGGTGTTGGCCACCACGTTCGCGTGCGACAGCATGACACCTTTGGGTGGCCCGGAGGAGCCGGAGGTGAAGATGATGCTCGCGAGGGAGCCGGGGGCGAGGGAGAGCGGCGGGGGGGACGCCCCTGAACGGAGGAGTTCTTCAAAAGGCACGGCCGCCACGGGAAGCTGGAGCCGCTGAAAGGAGGGGGCTGTGAGAAGCACCGCGGCAAGCGGGCAGGGAGGGGCTTCCCCCAGGGCTTTCGCCCCCCTTGCCGAGGCGATGACCACTTGGGGCGTGGTGCGCTCCATGATGCGCCGCAGCGTGTCCGACCTGGTCTCCGGGCTCATCGGGACGGCGACCAGCCCCGCCTTGAGGATGGCGTAGTACGAGATGACGTACTCCTCGCTGTTTTCAACGAGCAGGAGCACCCGCCCTCCCGCTGTTGTCCCGCAGTGCGCCAGCCAGTTGGCCAGGGAGTTGGCGCTTTGCTCAAGTTGCGCATAGCTGACCCTTCTCTCCCCCAGGATGAGCGCCACCTTATCGGGCAAGCGTGCGGCAGAGCGTTCGAGAAACTGGTGGATGAGCATCTGGCATCTCCTCCCCGGTCATCCCTGTCGCTTCCGGGCCAAAAAGCCCACCAGGCGATGCACGGAGTCCAGGTTTTCCGGGACGAGTTCCTCGTCCTCCACCCTGATGCCGAAGCAGTTTTCCAGGAAGGACACCAGTTCGAGGATACCGGTCGAGTCGACGATGCCCGATTCGAGGAAGGAGGTGGTATCCTCGAGGTCCCTGTCGTCGCCGAAAAGGAAGTTGTCCACGATATAGGACCTGATCTGTTCGCGCTCCTCGCTCATATGCTGAACCTCTCTGATGGCACCCCCGGGCGGGCGGGGACCTCGGGGATCTCCACGACGGTCAGGCCTGCCAGGTGCAGGTACCTGGTCGTCGATCGCTTGATGTCTATGTCCTGGTAGACCTTGCGTACCTGGTCCGGCGTTAGCCCGCACGCGGCCGCGGCGTCCTCCGGTGACACCCCCCGGTTCTTGGCGCATAGGCAGAGGTCCATGGTCCGGTACGGCAAGGAGAAATAAAACTCTTCCTGCCCCTGGGGAAGCGAGTAGGTGTCGGTGGTCGGTGCCCGCGAGCGGATCTCCTCGGGGATGCCCAGGTACTCGGCCATCTGGAATACCTGACTCTTGTAAAGGTGGGCGATCGGCTTGAGGTCCGCCGCGCCGTCGCCAAGCTTGACGAAGAAGCCCTGGTCGTACTCGAGCCGGTTCGGGGTTCCGGCCACCGCGTAGTTGAGACGGTCGGCGTGGTAATACTCGAGCATCTTGCGGGTTCTCTGTTTGCAATTGGTGGCGGCCACTATCTCGAGGTAGGGGCCAAGAGGCAGGCGTTCTTTCAGGATGGTGCCGTCCGGGGCCCGGGCAACGATGTAGTGGAGGCGAAATCCCTTGCTGTCGAAGACCCCCGAAATGACGATTTTCGACCGCCACCCTTCCCCGTACCCGGGAATTACCTTCCTTAGCGCGGCGTCGTAGGCGGCATAGCAGCCGGCTGCTTCGAGGACCGGTGAGATGTCGATCCTCTGCGACCCGATGCCCAGGTGCCGGATCAGGGCAGCGCTTAGCTGCGGGGTTTCCTGCGCGGAATGGAGCTCCGGCATCTCCAGGCCATAGACCCGGTCCCTCCCTATGGCTCTGACCGCCAGCGCCGCGGTGACGCTGCTGTCGATCCCTCCGGAAAGGGCGACCAGAAGCCCCCTGCGCTTTAGGGTGTCCCGCAGGATTGTTCGTATCCCCGCCGTGATCCTCTGGGCCTCGCACTCGCAGTCGATGTCAAGCGCCGATGCGCTGAAACGGCTCATGTTCCCTCCTGGACGACCCGCTTGCCGAGCAGCAGTCGCTGCTGCGGCAGGCGGAATTTTTCGATGAACTGTTGGTGCAGGATTTGGGTGGTGAGTATGCCGACGATGGCCATATGGTGCACCTCGCTTGCTACCTGCCGGTCGGGTTCCCGGTACTTGGCCAGCAGGTTGCGGGTCTTCGCAACGTCAAAGTAGCCGGCGGCGGCCAGCCCTTTTTCGGACAGGAACTCCTCGCTGCAGTCGTCCTGTCCTGAAAGGAAAAGCTCCCGGATCGGGGCGCGGTAGGGGAGCTTAGGCCGCTGCACGATCTCCTTTGGCAGGCTGGATCCGAAGGCCTTCTTGAGGATGTACTTTTCGTGCAGCCCCCTGATCTTCCAGCGGGGCGGCAGCTTCATGCCCAGATCGATGATGCGGTAATCGAGAAAAGGGAGCCGCAACTCGACGGAGTTTGCCATGGCGACCCGGTCCCCCTGTGAACTGAGGAGGTAGCTGGAGAGGAAAAGCTCTATTTCCAGCAACTGGGAGCGTGCCAGGAGGTCGCGCGAAGCAAACCCCGCCGGAAGGAGGTGGGCAAGATCCTCCTCGGGGCACCACTGTGTCAGTTGCCGTGCCAGGGGTGCGGAAAAGAACATCGTGCTCCTCTGCGTATCGTTCCACCGGATCCGGTGGGAGAAGAACGGATCATCCGGGTCGGTGGGGGTGACTGCAAAGAACTTCTGCAGCATCATCCGGTACCGGGCCGGCTCCCTGAAAATGTAGGGGTGCAGCCTCTCCAGCAGGCGCGGCCTCCAGGCGGACCCGGGGGCCTTGCTCCAGAAGCTGCGTATCTTTGCCTCCTTGAAGATGTCATACCCGCCAAAAATCTCGTCCGCCCCCTCGCCGGTGACCACCACTTTGAAGCCGCTGTCGCGCACAAGCTTTGCCAGGAGGAACATCGGTACCGGAGCGGTGCGCAGAAGCGGCTTTTCGGCGTGCCAGACCACCTCGGAGAGCGAGTCCCTGATCTGCTCATTTGTGACGCGGATCTCGCTGTGTCTGGTCCCCAGCTGACGCGCCATGGTGCGCTGGTAGGGGGTTTCGTCGAAAGCAGCCTCGGAAAACCCTATGGAGAAGGTACGCAGCTCGTTTTTGCATCCCCCCGCGATGGTCGAGGCTATGATGGAGGAGTCCAGGCCGCCGCTCAGGTAGGCCGCCACCGGGACGTCGGCGCGCAGCCTGATCTTGATGGCATCGGCAAGAAGCGCCCTGGTTTCTTCCACCGCGTCATCAATGGAGCCCGCGAAACGCTCTTCGGGGGGGTAGTAGGGGAGCTGCCAGTAGGGCGCCTGCGCGACGATGCGCCCCCCCTTGACGACCTGGAAGTGGGCTGGAGGAAGTTCGTATATTTCCCCAAAGGGGGTAAAGGGGGGCAGGGTGCTCCAGTAGGTGAAAACCTGCCGGAGGGCGTGCGGAGAGATGCTGCGGGGAATGCTGGGGTCGGCAAAGAGTGCCTTGACCTCGGAGGCGAAGCTGTATTTTCCCCCCTGGTGGTAGTAGTACAGGGGGCGGATGCCCACCCGGTCCC
Protein-coding sequences here:
- a CDS encoding YdcF family protein, producing the protein MRSKNAALLFCLLALVLLPSFPGVRAILAHPLTVTDPQARGDACYVLAGGETVWERLNAAADLVHLGRVPRIYLMDDPSRDQYSARAGRSLTRREWYLDYLAWRGVPAERVSFIPRAPGFFGTRAEAGALAAHLPVGVHHVVIVSSAPHMRRALLAFRRALPAQVEVVPYAATGLAASGELYHPLWIEYLKLLVYGVVS
- a CDS encoding Ig-like domain-containing protein; the protein is MKIKHVLVGASLLLSFPCAAFPSTVSLQWDPSTDPDLAGYRVYYQANSSAQPFAGSGAAEGAAPVNVSTGTTASISGLDPGSSYYFAVTAYNSSGAESVYSNVVQVKEMVPPVVGITTPSASATLSGTVSVGVNATDNVGVSTVELYVNGGLVGSSNATPCSFNWQTASLAPGQYTLTAKAYDAAGNVGSTEEVVYVTGDAVAPGVTITSPANSNNVSGTVTVSASATDNVGVTGFALYDNATLIFAANQSPISYNWNTVAAGNGSHTLVAIASDAAGNAGSASVTVNVANDITAPVVTIVSPSSPYLKNASLKIAASAQDNVAVVRMEAYLDGALILGTNSGSISATAKVGVGTHSVTVIAYDAAGNKGTSAVSVSR
- a CDS encoding Ig-like domain-containing protein yields the protein MEVFGRTGLFSTSVLFLLLLLSTPCTCLATSVTLAWDPSPDADLAGYRIYYQANSSAVPFQGTGALQGSAPVDGGNVTVASISGLDPANSYYFAVTAYNSSGQESVYSNVVQIPETLPPLVSITSPADNTSVASTLAISAAATDNVGVAKVQFLVNDTPVYETSAAPYTYIWNAASLPPGSYAIAARAVDLSGNAALSAPVHVSVAGDVTSPTVSLAVPPSDAKVAGTINVSASASDNVGVTRLELSIDGTLLLSSNLSPVSYIWNTVNVANGSHLVSARGYDAAGNSSVASATVVVDNGTSQTASTSPSTTTSTGAVPLTLADAQLALQIASGQQAPTAEQLQRLDLAPYLNGQSVPNGKVDTGDVVVILAKLTGNL
- a CDS encoding Ig-like domain-containing protein, whose product is MWRLKGVLLGWIMLLTAACGGGGGGTPAGSPDVTAPSVALTAPANGTTIAGVTAVTADASDDVGVTKVEFYLNGVLQGSDSSAPYSYSWDPSTLARGSYTWTAKAYDAAGNQRQSAAVTVTVPVYATMTTVVNGTGAVGTVSLAGIPVAAPYGVNFVVTMPAGATLSAVSTSGPYAGSGLATVSGANSLILASSPVASGEIMTVTFANVPSGARSADFGITVSAVYDGNGNLIQ
- a CDS encoding Crp/Fnr family transcriptional regulator produces the protein MTCPTSQRHKHESNIISSIPFFSSLTPDEVDQVEKLFRKKNYEKEQIVLYEEDTSNYMYLIYSGKVRVVKMNDEGKEQIITIHKKNDFFGEMSLLDNKTSPATIIAHEDSVIGLLHKDDFQQHLMSNDAIRKKIIELLCSRLRESWEMIKILSFNAENAQDRVLSLLDRLGELYGVRDDRGVIIDVKMTHQQMASYASVTRETMSRVLRSLERSDVISILDSKAILLNKNFFDTRSTSKRH
- the prsK gene encoding XrtA/PEP-CTERM system histidine kinase PrsK, whose amino-acid sequence is MALMVLSVFLLLVSVLRIVLLERRSGTYSCLAPPFLAIAVLQLFDFFALSGLWPEIDWKRSALFVEALLPALWLLLSVTYARELPETGLPLRSRLLVLGSLFLVLVPLLLPAASFYYAPDFPAEPVLFLADAGYRFYVAVLVLLVAALINFESTLVNASADALWRVKLDIVALGSMLAVLAFYYSSALLYRSLNMELVPLRSLLFIIASLMMLYTRSHWRGGARVKVSQAVLLKSAVVAVVSAYLIVLGVLGEGMRYFGALFPRALTLSLGFIAGILLLLLILSDRAKRELKVFLHKHFYQSKYDYRAQWLGLTERLSTFEDGDDLVKRVLLAYCEIFGVRGAALYQHQQGCGWYCVASTLELEPLHETIEDDSPILSSLRERRWVFCSSDENRGLTAKDWQFLERYGVSFVVPLFEAETLSGFIVLGEQVVPDEQYRYEDFDLMKTIARQVSVAMQHQRLSEQLTQAKAMQAVGGLATFVVHDLKNLAATISLVLENAREHIENPEFQQDMLNSLDNTTRKMHHLIGRLRNLGESELLQKRPVDLLALTENCAGMVGRTISVQGSQQVVLGDKEELQKVLLNLLLNAVEASGPEGPVAAEVGCNGTPFVRVTDQGCGMSPRFIRNDLFVPFHSSKKTGLGIGLYQSRQIVAAHGGRIEVSSVEGEGTVFTVHLPHAAEEAASVGTGAA
- the prsR gene encoding PEP-CTERM-box response regulator transcription factor, encoding MRKLLIVDDNEDIRQQLKWGLNQEYQVLLAGDAREALSLFRNERPAVVVLDLGLPPYPDSSVEGFRCLDEMLGVNPVTKVIMLTGNNERENALKAMRMGAFDFYAKPPVLAELKVMIGRAFHIANIEEQNSTLAAGGEVDDQWGMVGKCAEMQAVYTTIRKVATSNAPILIVGESGTGKELVAAAIHEASQRRKGPLVAINCGAIPENLLESELFGHEKGAFTGAHTAVRGKLQYAHKGTLFLDEIGELPVNLQVKLLRFLQEGTIQRVGGREEIPIDARTTCATNIDIQKAIEEGRFREDLYYRIGVVTIKLPPLRERGEDVLLLAETFLRLYCKENKKKVRLSPAAVAFLKRHDWPGNVRELRNRIQRAVIMCDGSSIGPLDLGCDVEPPPVPVASNDVLSLREARERMEREMILNAIERQSGNILKAAEELGVSRPTLYDLMKKLSIHQ